aaatgaggatcctttaattttggccgtatatgggtgcactgTGCAcaaatctgatttcacatataacagctttctcccattgcctctttgtttctacatttaaaagaaaaagctggcaattctggctatactttcattcttttaataatttctttattttattttattttatttataaatcactcaggGTTATCTGAtgtatctatttggcttgtgttttgttttcgtgcacttgaggcattttgcacatttgttctgcactttgttacttctgaccttattttatttaaaaaaatgtatttattatgaacgtaaattctgatctaatttaagtctgtacattttggattgcttttcgttgtatagattttgcactattgcgtgcttgcgcatgcaatttagccgaacgtgctaggtgctctgcgtctcatatttagaagttcatcaaactaaacattaaaaaacggatgttttcgacgggtataagtttttaaaatttattgaaaacagtggttatcttgtcaaaagttaaactacaaaacaggtaagccgtttctttaaatttcggtgatgaaacggaaaatatctgcaccgaacctatatttatgcctgacacgactgtctttcttgtgatttaataatatggtcggtgttcactttcaaatgatagaaaagagattcctgaaataaataatatcatcagttgtttctgtatctaaagtgaatagagatgatcaaagtgaaagcaagcaggtatttctgtgctaaataataacgcgtagtgtctataaaatcattaatttcggtgtttttatgaattgtatataaagcttagtttttataatttgcagtaacaatcacaaattatttgtcatttctcatttgttgttttttttggtcatgactgctttgatgcgcttaatctccaaattaaataaaaacactgaattagccgaggtttccaaggcagcatcacctttgttatatttttataacaaaGGTTATAGgttagttatcaaaatgttttttggtgtgatgttctgtagatcgtggctttaaaatgttatactGTAACAcatgttgccttacattttaccttaaaaatatataaatgcatcgtcagttttgtcttcgttcatcacttgaaagacagttttggtcactttatcagaaagttgtttatgtgtgctgcttgtgaaagaaaataaaagttatcaatttgtacctggtctgaccccctcccaacccatgcacacacacaaagatgattcgactatcgtcgactatgaaaagatttgacaattctgattcgaatatgtaaatccttagtcgaggacagcCCTACTATCCAGCAATTGTTTGTTTGAACTAAAGCTAAGCTAACAATGTGCTCTGGCTGTTTCCTTTAAAAGTGGCATTTCTATTTCTTGTCATGTGATTACTCACATGACAGGCAGACCatgcaaaataaaagacataaatacataaaatagcAAATTGAATAAAATTACCAAGAAAGCATGTAAAAcctattaaaactaaatatacataaaatcacaatatactgtatatgatgaGCGGTACAGCATGTGAAAGAATAACGAACATTCATTAAGTAGCTCCTAGAAAGCGCTTTTAAGTGCGAAGTTCTATTTTATCTGGAAGCGCAGTCCAGACCGCCCGCTCTCGTCCAAAGTAGGGTACACCAGAGTTCTGACAACTACCGTATTTATACTTTAAAATTAATCCCGCGCCTCAAGAATCGTTATTGGCGTTTCACGATATACCGATTATAAATGATTTTACACTTTCTACTGTCCAAATAAACAAGTATAGTATATGCATGCATGGCATAGCTATTTATCTTAAAGAAAATGGTAAGGACAAAAATATGCAATACACAAATAACAGTTTTATTGAGTTGCAGAGACCACATTCACTCTTCACTATAAATTATAGTAATAGACTTTTTCCTTGACAATTgaaattttacaaaatgtactTAGCCCTTAAATTTACAATCCTCCACACTGGATCTTGGAGGTACACATGTATAGAGGCTTGCATATTGTGGCAGACCAATTagcatacattttcttttgaaCAGTGTCACATCAAATATCTGTTTCCTGCCCCGAAATTCCCTTTTCAGACCAAATACCTTTTCAACATTAATCATCAGTGTATTATGTGATCTGTCATACTGtcttttaaaagcaaaacattttctgCCACCATGTTGTTGCACTACAATGTAGTAGTATACAGTGATTAAGTGTCCATTCTGCAACAGCACAGTGAAGCTGTTCCTTTTTACTAACCTAGTAACTCCTGTGAGTAATACACCTCTCCGTTGACTACAAGCTGGCTGAATATTTTCACGACTGTATCCGTGGTGACTCACAGTTGCTGTCTCATGACCAGTGTCTCTTCACTAGAACGTTTTCGAGAATAATACAAACCAAGGTAACAAGTTGATCGCATACTCTTTCAAACTGCTTCAGTCTTCTTAGGCCAGTTAAGTTACTAAATAGATGGATGCATTCAGGAAAAGCATTTGTCAGTGCATTATTCCTCAAAAGAGGCAATATTTGTCTTTATGTGAAATGTTTCATTATCTGTAAAGGAACAAACTGAGagccataaaacattttcagtatTTCACCATTAAATGACTCAAAAATATACCCAGAATGAACCCACAAAGGTCCCCAATTCCTGACAGAATCTGGCAAATGAAGACATACTGTAAATGTGCATTAAATGACACATGGGCCTTTCCATACAGTGTTTCAAATTGTTTGACAAAATCTACAACaagtttttcacattttttaatgtCCTCTTCTGTAATAATGGCCTTGCAAAACACTGAATTAATCACGCTGCTGGTGCTGAATCACGCTGCTTCCGCCGTTGCCAGTACACCACTTCCGGTTCCGTGTTTCTCTTGGATGTCGCGCAGCTGTTTGTTTTTATGCACTTTCAAACTGTTTGTGTTTACTTGAACCTGAGAATTCAATGTTTGTGACGCACTAAATACCCAGTATGGCTTTGAGAGTACTATCTTGGAAGACCCTTTTTATTCTGGGACTTTGTCAAGTTGGACGCAGGACTTTGGTCTCGGCTGCAGACAACAAAGAGCCACCgaaaaaaatagcaataatTGGGGGAGGCATTGGAGGCACAGCGGCTGCTTATTTCCTGAGACAAGAGTTTGGTCCAGTAGTAAAGATTGAAGTGTTCGAGTCGGGAACTGTAGGAGGTCGTCTGGCCACTGAGAACATCGGAGGATACGACTATGAGACGGGAGGATCCATTATTCACTCTCTCAACCTGCACATGAAACACTTTGTGGACAAACTCGGACTGTCTCCAAAACCTGAAATACCTTCTAAATTGGCAATATTTGATGGAAACGAACTGACCTTTGAAGAAAGCGACTGGTACATAGTGAATGTCATTCGCATGCTGTGGAGATACGGATTGAACTACATTCGTATGCATATGTGGGTGGAGGGAGTCCTGGACAAGTTCATGAGGATATATCAATACCAACAGTTCGGCTACTCCTTCTCTAGTGtggagagacttctgcatgctATGGGTGGAGATGATTTCCTCTCTCTGGTCAATCACACATTAGAGGAGGCCATGTTGGCTGAGGGTTTCTCGCAGGTTTTCCTCAATGACATCGTAACGCCCATCACGCGAGTCAACTACGGTCAGACCGTCAGACTGCATGGATTTGTGGGTGCTGTAGCTTTAGCAGGAGCTGGGTCAGATTTGTGGGCAGTGGACGGAGGAAATAAAAGAGTTTGTTCTGGGCTTCTGTACAACAGCAAAGCTGAACTTATCCCGGCACGTGTGACCTCCATCACTATGAAGATGAGACCGTCCAAAACTGGTCCAGCTGGAAATTTCTATGAAGTGAATTACGTCGGTGAGTCTGGTGCCGCCCATGGCATGTACGACATAGTTATAGTAGCCACGCCTCTCCATCAGGGCTTATCTGAGATCAACTTCTCAGGCTTTTCCCCTCCTATTCCATCTCATTTCCCTGGCCAGTACCACAAAACGGTAGCCACGCTGGTCCACGGCCTGCTCAATGTGTCTTATCTGGGTGTCACAGAAAAGCCTGAAGAGTTTTACTTTTCAGTTGTGTTCACAACGGATAACAAAGCCGTCATCATCCAAAGCTTGAGCTCCTTAGTCCCGGTCCACGTTCCCAAAGACTACTCCCGTACTCCGGCCAGCCAAAGCCAAGTGTGGAAGGTATTTTCCTCCGAACCATTGCCTCAGGAGGAACTGAAGAAAATCTTTATCTCTTGGGACTCCGTGTCGGAGACGCCCTGGCTCGCGTATCCCTCCTACAGCCCGCCGCACCGCGGTACACCTCCGTTCATTTTGCACGACCGCCTCTACTATCTCAATGCCATAGAGTGGGCAGCTAGCGCCATGGAGATGAGCGCCATCTCCGCCCGTAATGTGGTCCTGCTCGCACACCACCGCTGGTaccaacagacagacaaaatcGACCAGGAGGATCTACACACCAAAATTAGAAGTGAACTGTAACAGTAAAGTGGTGCAgtttatagaaaatgatttaaaaGCAAGACAATCTGAATAAAGGCTATAAAGTGATTTATTCATTAGAATTGCTGTACTAATTTATACTGAAAATACTGATGAAAAGTTTTGACCTTCACAAAAAACAACATTCTTTTTATAATTAATGTTGATTCCCTTTATGATCCCCTGCAAATATGATCTGTGACATGGTCAAAATAAATTGCACcttctgaataaaaaaaaaagaggcaAACTGGCGGCTCTGTGAATGTCAAACTCTCGCGAGACGAGTGCGAGAAtgaacatggcggcgcgctgctGCTAGaagtcaacaaacttttcttgGACTTTATTTTTTCACTTCATTcttaacaaatacaataaactGGATTATATTTCGGACCTGGATCATTTAGAAGATTATATCGACGAATGCTACAATAGACTCTGCATACAATAGACTCTGCATCATGGGACGCTCTCAAAAAGCAAAAAACCACGCACATCAGGCTCTCCCGCTCCATCCAATGCTTCCTCTTCACCCACATCTCCGTACCCTCCGTGCTGTCTCGAGGTAAGCGACATACTTACATCTATAGACAATAAAGTATCCGGACTGGACGCCAGAGTGGCATTGATAGAAGTTTTGCACAAAGAATTTCAACAACTCCGCCACAGCCTGGAATACAGCCAACAACAGATCGACACCCTCACACAAGAGAACAGTTCGCTTCAAAACTTGGTTAAAATCATCTCAACGTAACTGTCCACAGTCACAACTCAGCTCGCTTCCGTCACATACGAAAACAAAATTATGAAAGAAACTATTTTGGACTTACAAACACGCAGCATGAGAGACAATCTAATCTTCACCGGCATTCCTGAAGCATCTGTTGATGAACCCGAGAGAGTCAAGGATTTCGTGGTCAAACAACTCCAACGCACAACTGAAACCGtcgataatattacttttcatCGTGTTCACCGTTTGGGGAAAAAGCTCAGTAACGCCACCCGACCACGCCCAATCATTGTCAAATTCGAACATTTTAAACAGAAAGAACTGGTTCATCGACAGGGAAGACAGTTAAAGGGCACTCACTATGGACTTAAAGATCAGTTTCCACAAGAAATCATCCATAGACGTAAACAGCTATTCTCCATTCGCAAGCAGATGATAAAAGAAGGCAAGAAAGCAATACTTACAGTGGACAAATTGTACGTCGATGGACAGCTTTTCAAAGATAAGAACATTACCCCCTGGCTTTACTAGCATCCCCCCTCAACAATATCATCCCAGCGATAACACAATAACCTTTAATGACACCCCCTCCCCATTTTCTTACatctatattatattatagTGCACTTACGTCTCGCTGCACTACACCAACATGCACATCAGTCACCAAGGTCTTTTcaaattatgtgtttttttgttttgttttattgtatgtTTTGTTATGGGCTAGGTTTGTCTAgtgttattatgttttattgttctgtgtttgatgttttgcacaactcatacatacatacatacataccagTATAAGAATATTAGATCAACATGCAACTCAAATTCATAACTTGGAATATCCATGGTGTCGGCTCtcagacaaaaaaaataaaattcttaACTATTTGGAGACTCTACAAGCAGATATATGTTTACTACAAGAAACGCACCTTACAGATTCAAAACAAAACACCCTAATATCAGCAAAATTCATCCATTCATTTTCAGCCACCTATAATTCAAAACAAAGAGGAGTATATATcttaataagcaaaaaaaaattcagttagTCCATAATTTAACTATTTCAGACCAGAAGGACgctttattattataaacataaccATTAACAATAACCCGGTAACAATCGGCAACATTTATGGCCCAAATTCAGATAACCCCATTTTTTTCCATACTGTGTTTTCTTCCATTTCAAATGTCTCCAATGGACCAGTCATTATAGGAGGTGATTTTAACACAATATTGGACACATCACTTGACAGATCTAAAGGTAATAAACACCCCTGGCAATCTACCAGTACAATAATCCAGTTTATGAAGGATTTTGGCCTTGGTGATGGTTGGAGGCTACAGCACCCAACTGACAGAGAATATACATTCTACTCACCAGTTCATAAAAGTTACTCCCGCATCGACTTTTTCCTAACTAGCAATTCTATCATACCCAATATCTATAAACACCAAATCCACTCCATTAGTATCAGCGACCATGCACCAGTAACATTTATATGGAATACAGATAATTTACATAAACATAACACTAGATGGCGATTTAACATATTACTCATTAAAGACCCAGAGTTTGACAGTTATATTAAAAGAGAGTGGACATCCTTCCTAGAAATAAACGATTCACCCAAATCTTCAGCCTCATTGCTTTGGGAAACAGGTAAAGCAGTTCTACGAGGTAAAATCATTTCATTCTCCGTCCATAAAgagaaatgagaaaaaaataaaagaacttGAAATTTTACATGCAAATAACCCAacagaaataatatataatgaatTAAGAAGACAAAGATTCTTGCTTAATGAAATCATCAATAAGAAAAACATATTCAGAGACTCAGCCAGGAAACCTATCAACATAGCAACAAATCCAGTAAATATTTggcaaatcaaataaaaaagaacagagaAAAAGTAACAATTTCAACTATCAAGAATTCAGCAGGAAAGCCTACAAACTCCCCTCaagaaataaatgcaatataccAAAATTTCTATGCTAAACTTTACTCATCTGATAATACCACAAGACAAGAGGATATTAATTCATTTTTCAATAATATTCAACTTCCAAAACTTAACACAGAACAAATCAACACACTGGACAAACCAATTACAGAAGAAGAACTTCATATCTCTCTGAATCAAATGCCTAATAATAAAGCACCAGGACCGGATGGCTTTCCTGCTGAGTTCTACAAACACTTCTGGTCCATTTTATCTCCATTATTTATCAGAGTAATAACAGAAATTAAAGAAACCTCAATACTACCTGTGCACATGAATACAGCCACTATCTCACTCATACCCAAACCTAATAAAGATCCAACACTCCCTTCCAACTATCGTCCTATATCTCTCATCAATGTAGACATCAAAATAATCAGTAAAGCTATTGCACATAGAATAGAAAAAATTATCCCATTCATAATCCACCCAGATCAGACCGGTTTCATCAAAGGTAGACAAGCATCCAACAATACACGCAGACTATACGATTTGATTAATTATTCATCACTACAACAGGAAAACACCAGTATAGTCACTTTAGATGCAGATAAAGCTTTCGATAGAGTCAATTGGAACTTTCTATTCACCACATTACACAAATTTGGTTTTGGCGAATCGTTTATTAATTGGATACAAATTTTATACACAGCACCTTCTGCAACAGTCACCACCAATAGACTAACATCACAAAGGTTCACATTGCACAGGGGAACTAGACAAGGATGCCCACTCTCTCCTTCTTTATTTACTATCTTCATTGAACCTTTAGCAGCAGCTATTCGCCAGAACCCACTCATCAGAGGAATCAATACACCCCAAAGACAACATAAGATTAGTTTATATGCAGATGACATTTTACTCTTTGTACAAAAACCTCAATCGTCTCTGCAGGAAATTACAAAAACCATTGATTCATACTCTAGAATTTCCGATTATGCAATAAACTGGAATAAATCTTCAATTCTGCCACTACATCAAAATAAAGGCGATGCGGTAGCCCAGGCATCACCCATCCCTCTATGCACCGGTCACATCACCTATTTAGGTATCAAGGTTTCCTACAGGCTGACAGATTTGATAGGACTCAACTTCACTCCTATACTGAAAACATTAGAAGATGACCTTCTCCGCTGGCACAATTTACCACTTTCCATCCAGGGAAGAATAGCTATAATCAAAATGACTGTGCTTCCCAAGATAAACTACTTATTCTCTATGATCCCAACTCAACCTACCCTTACCTGGTTTAAATCTTTAGACTCAATCATTACCCGATTTTACTGGAAAAATAAGCCACCCCGTATAAAATTAAGTACTTTACAAAAACCCAAAGTTTTAGGAGGATTAGAAGCCCCACATTTTTACCATTATTCATTAGCAAACCAACTCCAATACATATATAAATGGACTCACCCCACTCAGTCAGACACCATATGGCTGGATATAGAACAATCACTATGTAAAGACTTGCACATATCAGACATACCATTTCTCAGTCAGTCAATTAAACATCACCCATGCTTTAAAGCACCAACAATAGCTTCAACTCTGACAGCCTGGTGGAAAATCATCAAATCACAAACACTAATCAGGCCCTATCTAAATTCACTCCACTTTGGAACAACCCTGACTTCATAAGCAACAAAAAATCACTTCATTTTCATGAATGGGCAGAAAAGGGTATTACACATATGGGTCACATTTTTCAGTCTAACAAATTGGTCACATTTTCATATATAGTCCAGGAGTACAGTATTGGGAGCAACCAATTTGAATTATTTGCAACTTAAATCCGCTGTTTTATCCAAAATCAATACCAAAACCCTTATTCTTCAACTTCCTTCAGCATTAGCAGATTTAGTAAATATATTCTCTCCAAAAAaactactttttaaaatatacaaaattataactaatttgcataaaataataaCCTTACCAATAATCAAACGGGAACAAGATTTATCTATTGCTCCAGATACTGACTTTTGGACTCAAATttgcaaaaatatttattttatgacaaaaaatgcCAACCTTCGCACTGCTCACAAAATTGCCTGGACATACATCCATGCCACATGGCTCTGTCCACCAATTAAGCAATTTTGGAAAGAGGTCACTGAATCCTTATCCTGTCTCCTGGGCTG
This sequence is a window from Misgurnus anguillicaudatus chromosome 24, ASM2758022v2, whole genome shotgun sequence. Protein-coding genes within it:
- the LOC129437630 gene encoding prenylcysteine oxidase 1-like, with amino-acid sequence MALRVLSWKTLFILGLCQVGRRTLVSAADNKEPPKKIAIIGGGIGGTAAAYFLRQEFGPVVKIEVFESGTVGGRLATENIGGYDYETGGSIIHSLNLHMKHFVDKLGLSPKPEIPSKLAIFDGNELTFEESDWYIVNVIRMLWRYGLNYIRMHMWVEGVLDKFMRIYQYQQFGYSFSSVERLLHAMGGDDFLSLVNHTLEEAMLAEGFSQVFLNDIVTPITRVNYGQTVRLHGFVGAVALAGAGSDLWAVDGGNKRVCSGLLYNSKAELIPARVTSITMKMRPSKTGPAGNFYEVNYVGESGAAHGMYDIVIVATPLHQGLSEINFSGFSPPIPSHFPGQYHKTVATLVHGLLNVSYLGVTEKPEEFYFSVVFTTDNKAVIIQSLSSLVPVHVPKDYSRTPASQSQVWKVFSSEPLPQEELKKIFISWDSVSETPWLAYPSYSPPHRGTPPFILHDRLYYLNAIEWAASAMEMSAISARNVVLLAHHRWYQQTDKIDQEDLHTKIRSEL